The Erpetoichthys calabaricus chromosome 5, fErpCal1.3, whole genome shotgun sequence genome has a segment encoding these proteins:
- the LOC127527823 gene encoding uncharacterized protein LOC127527823, with protein sequence MHSNVNSKQTFKCRRSNTLKIACLNARSIKNKVSELELYVAEHNYDIIAITETWLNNKDGDECNIEGYTFFRKDRQNRKGGGVAVYAKQDLNVILLQLDDEPHRSEDMWLRLENIRERGLILGVCYRPPNSDSNFNTHLFSNIKKASLQGAMIVMGDFNYPNINWDNLTDGGVQEQEFLEVINDCFLTQHVKAPTQGEACLDLVFCNNQDRIEGVEVIEPLGSSDHNVIQFSVFCKSADAKTKIVKLNFGRANFEQMRQSLSRIHWDKLLSVETVEEQWNRFKNVLHVMQDRYIPKFGINRNLKKTLWWINKDLKKKLQRKKLLYKAYNTNDCKVNCRAYENMRATIKKDIRKAKRQLERNIADKVKEDPKRFL encoded by the coding sequence atgcatagtaatgtaaattctaagcaaacatttaaatgtagaaggagtaatacattaaaaatagcttgccttaatgctagaagtatcaaaaataaggtaagtgagttggagttatatgtagcagagcataattatgatattatagcaataacggaaacctggctaaataacaaagatggggatgagtgtaacatagagggatacacattttttaggaaggatagacagaacagaaaaggaggtggggttgctgtttatgccaagcaggatttaaatgtaattcttcttcagttggatgatgagccccatcgtagtgaggacatgtggcttcgcctggaaaatattagggaaagaggtcttattttaggagtgtgttatagaccacccaattcagacagtaatttcaacacacatctttttagtaatatcaaaaaggcaagtttacagggagctatgatagtcatgggggactttaattatccaaatattaactgggataaccttacagatggcggagtacaagagcaggagtttttagaagtaatcaatgactgttttttaacacagcatgttaaagcaccaacacagggtgaagcctgtctggatttagtattttgtaataatcaggatagaattgagggtgtagaggtgattgaaccactagggtcaagtgaccataatgtaatacaattctcagtattttgtaagagtgcagatgcaaagactaaaattgttaagttgaactttggtagggctaattttgagcagatgcgacaaagtctaagtaggatacactgggataagcttttaagtgtggagacagtcgaggagcagtggaacaggtttaaaaatgttttacatgtaatgcaggacagatacatacctaaatttggaattaataggaatcTAAAAAAAACTCtatggtggattaataaagatttaaaaaagaagttgcaaaggaaaaaactgctttataaggcatataacactaatgactgcaaagtgaattgtagagcgtatgagaacatgagggcaaccattaagaaggatatcaggaaggctaaaagacagttggagaggaatatagcagataaggtgaaagaagaccctaaaaGATTCTtgtag